The Pseudomonas chlororaphis subsp. piscium genome contains the following window.
TTTCGTCGCGGTGTATGAAGAAGGTCACGTGGGACGCGCCGCCGAGCGCCTGTCGATCTCCCAGCCCGCGCTCTCGCAACAGATCCGTCAGATGGAACAGAACCTCGACGTCAGCCTGTTCGAGCGCAGCAGCAAGCGCCTGTTGCCGACCCTGGCGGCCCATACCCTGTACAACCATGCCCTGCCCTTGCTCGACGGTATGCAGCGGGCTCGCGAAGCCTTGGGTAACTTCAAGGGCCAGGCCCTGCGCACGCTGGCGATCGGTGTGCTGCAAACCGTGCACAGCAGCCTGGTGCCGCAAATGCTCGAGCGGGTGCGCAAGGCCCAGCCACATCTGGTGGTGCAGATCTATGAACTGACCGGCCTGGAAATCGAGCGGCGCCTGCTCAATGGCTCGTTGGATATCGGTATCAGTTATCTGCCGCCGCGCCAGCCAGGGTTGCACGGTGTGCAGCTCTACGAGGATGAGTTGACCCTGGTGATTCCCGCCGAACATCCCCTGCGCGAATTCAAGAAAGTCTCCATGAGCCAGGCTGCGGAGCTGCCTATGCTGTTGCTGGGCGAGGAGTTCCAGATACGCCAGATCTGGCAGGCGCAACTGGCCAATCTCGGACGCCGGCCACAGGTGCAGGCAGAACTGAACAATATGGCGGGGATTCTCGACAGCCTGCCCAACACCCGCCTGGCGACGGTCCTGCCGGGGCGCTCGCGTCAGACCCACAGCCATACGGACCTGCTATGGAAACCGCTGAGCGAACCGAGGGTGCCCTTGAAAGTGGGGTTGGTATGTCGTGATGTGCAGCGTCAGCAGGCAACCCTGGAGTTGCTGCGAACCTTGCTGGAAGAAGAGATGAGCGGCCCGGACGGGCGGATGACAGGCCCGACGACGCTGGAAGGGCTAGGCTGAGCAGCGCAGATAAAAAACGCGGGCAAAAGAAAACCCCGCCGAAGCGGGGCTTTGCAGACTGTTTCCCTGACATCCTTTTCACTCCACCATCCTGGCGGAATCCTACGTGTCCGTGTTATTGCTTTGCGCTTCCTGCGCGACGTCCATGTGAAGTAGATTAGCTCTGGATCCAATCTGCCGATATGGGTGATTAGCAGCACGTCATGTAAGAGAATGCTTACATGATGCCCATGTACTCAGAACTGCGCCGCATCCAGCAGGAACAGTGATTCGCTACCGGCCTTCACCGATGCGCTCAGCGAGTGAATACGCGGCAGCAGACGGGCGAAGTAGAAGCGCGCGGTACCCAGCTTGCTGGCGTAGAAATCGTCTTGCGACTCCTTGCCCAGCGCGGCTTTCGCCATCAACGCCCACATGTAGGCGTAAGCCGTGTATCCGAACGCTTGCAGGTATTCGACCGAGGCCGCGCCGATTTCGTTCGGATTGGTCTTGGCCCGATCCAGCAGCCAGGCAGTCAGTTCGTCGAGGTTATCCAGTGCGTCGTTCAATGGCTTGGTGAACTCGGCCAGATCGGCGCTGGCGGTCGTGGTGAAATGGCGAATCTCGTCCATGAACAGCTTGTAGAACGCCCCGCCGCTGCCGACGATCTTGCGCCCGACCAGGTCCAGCGCCTGGATGCCGTTGGTGCCTTCATAGATCTGCGTAATGCGCACATCGCGCACCAGCTGCTCCTGGCCCCACTCGCGGATGTAGCCGTGGCCACCGAAGATCTGCTGACCGTGAACCGTGGTTTCCAACCCCAGATCGGTGAGGAAGGCCTTGGCCACCGGCGTCAGCAGGGCCACCAGATCTTCCGCGCGCTTACGTACCACCGCGTCTTCGCTGAACTTGGCGGTATCCAACTGCATGGCCACATAGGTGGAGAACGCGCGACCACCTTCGTTCGCGGCTTTCATGGTCAGCAGCATGCGCCGCACGTCGGGGTGCACGATGATCGGGTCGGCGACCTTGTCCTTGGCTTGCGGGCCAGTTGGTGAGCGGCTTTGCAGGCGATCGCGGGCGTATTCCACGGCGTTCTGGTAGGAACGCTCGCCCGAGGCCAGGCCTTGGATGCCGACGCCCAGACGCTCGTAGTTCATCATGGTGAACATTGCCGCCAGGCCTTTGTTCGGCTCGCCGACGATATAACCGACGGCTTCGTCGAAGTTCATCACGCAGGTGGCCGAGGCCTGGATGCCCATCTTGTGTTCGATCGAACCGCAATTCGCCGGGTTGCGCGCCCCCAGGCTGCCGTCGGCGTTGACCAGGAACTTCGGCACCAGGAACAGCGAAATGCCCTTCGGTCCCGCCGGTGCGTCCGGCAGCTTGGCCAGCACCAGGTGGATGATGTTCTCGGTCAGGTCATGCTCACCGCCGGTGATGAAGATCTTGGTGCCGCTGACCTTGTAGGAGCCATCGGCCTGCGGTTCGGCCTTGGTGCGGATGATCCCCAGGTCGGTGCCGGCATGGGGCTCGGTGAGGCACATGGAGCCGGCCCAGACGCCCGCATACATGTTCGGCAGGTAGGCCGCCTTCAATTCTTCGCTGGCGTGGGCGTTGATCGACAGGCAGGCGCCCGCGGTCAGCATC
Protein-coding sequences here:
- a CDS encoding LysR family transcriptional regulator, with the translated sequence MDFKQLRYFVAVYEEGHVGRAAERLSISQPALSQQIRQMEQNLDVSLFERSSKRLLPTLAAHTLYNHALPLLDGMQRAREALGNFKGQALRTLAIGVLQTVHSSLVPQMLERVRKAQPHLVVQIYELTGLEIERRLLNGSLDIGISYLPPRQPGLHGVQLYEDELTLVIPAEHPLREFKKVSMSQAAELPMLLLGEEFQIRQIWQAQLANLGRRPQVQAELNNMAGILDSLPNTRLATVLPGRSRQTHSHTDLLWKPLSEPRVPLKVGLVCRDVQRQQATLELLRTLLEEEMSGPDGRMTGPTTLEGLG
- a CDS encoding acyl-CoA dehydrogenase C-terminal domain-containing protein is translated as MADYKAPLRDMRFVLNEVFEVAKLWAELPALADTVDAETVEAILEEAGKVTGKSVAPLSRGADEEGCHWSDGAVTTPAGFPQAYQTYAEGGWVGVGGDPTYGGMGMPKAVSAQVEEMVNSASLSFGLYPMLTAGACLSINAHASEELKAAYLPNMYAGVWAGSMCLTEPHAGTDLGIIRTKAEPQADGSYKVSGTKIFITGGEHDLTENIIHLVLAKLPDAPAGPKGISLFLVPKFLVNADGSLGARNPANCGSIEHKMGIQASATCVMNFDEAVGYIVGEPNKGLAAMFTMMNYERLGVGIQGLASGERSYQNAVEYARDRLQSRSPTGPQAKDKVADPIIVHPDVRRMLLTMKAANEGGRAFSTYVAMQLDTAKFSEDAVVRKRAEDLVALLTPVAKAFLTDLGLETTVHGQQIFGGHGYIREWGQEQLVRDVRITQIYEGTNGIQALDLVGRKIVGSGGAFYKLFMDEIRHFTTTASADLAEFTKPLNDALDNLDELTAWLLDRAKTNPNEIGAASVEYLQAFGYTAYAYMWALMAKAALGKESQDDFYASKLGTARFYFARLLPRIHSLSASVKAGSESLFLLDAAQF